The DNA window GTTCGACCTGATGGAGATGAACATTTTTCAATGGAAATGCTGTTCTATTTTCCGTTTCTTTTGCTTCAAAGTCAATATATTTACCTTCAAACACACCATTAAAGTCCGTAGTAGAAGGAGTTCTATAATATGCTTCTTTAATAACAGCGCTGCTTCTACTTGGATAATCTACTTTGACAACTTGAATAGGGATTGGTTTTTTATAAATGACAGCTATATCATGTGCTAGATAGTATTCATTTGCATCATTTAGTTCATCTTCTAATGTCTTTCCCCTATTACTAAAAGAATAATCCTTTTTTCTAACATTTGCTGTTTCTTTTTTAGGAGTATACATTTTCCCATTTGGATAATGAATAGCCAAGTCACTCACCTCTTATGCTACTAGTTTATCACAAGTTAGTTAGACGAAAACGATACACATTTGGTTTCATTTTTTTCGTTGTCGAGCAGACACTAGTTTTGTCTGTTGCATAGAACCTTTGTCGAGTAGGAAGGGATTTATAGCGTATGAAGGAATTTATTCTAAAAAGGAGTGTTTAAAATGAACAAAATTGAACGTCTTATTGACCAACTAGAGCTATTAGAATACCTACTTGAAAACCGATTAAACGATGAACAAGAGCAGTTTGAGGAAGATTTTAGTAAATCATCATTTCGTTTACTTGGAAAAATTGAAAAAATCGAAAATAAATTATAAGGAATAAAGTTGCTGCTTAATTTAAATTCGAATGTATGAGTATCTTGAAACCGCTTGTCTAAGTATGAAAGTGTTTGTCAACAATCGGAAGGAATGTATGTTCGTTCATAACTAGTAATATCTTTAAAAATTTGCTAAACTGTTTCTAGAATGCGAGGGATTACTTTGTCATTATTAGAGTTAAGTAAACAGTTATTAAAAGAATGCGATGAAAGTATTTCGCGTTTTCATATTTATCGAGCAGAAGACAAGGAACCAGATTTTTTTCAAGATGTGAAGCCACATGCATATAAAATAGATGAATTATTACTTGAATGGGAGCAGCTAGTTAGAAAATGGATTCAAGTAAAAAGACCAAAGTATGTACATCCAAGTCAAATTGACTCATTACTTGAATCCATGAAGCAATTTATCGTGCAGTCGTATTATAAAGCAACGAGTAAGAAACGATTTCTTCAATCTGTCCATTCATCCAAATACACGTTAGAAACAGTTATTCAAGCGATTAAGGAAGTAGGGGATGAACATGCTTAATCAAAAAAACATATCGAGCATTTTAAACGATTGGAAAGTTGATAAAAATAGAAATTCACGAATTGAGCATATTCATACAACAGAAGAGAAAGAAGCAATATATGCTTCTTTCCCAGAAAAGATGCATCCTTCTATTATGAAGGCTTTACAAAGTCGTGGAGTGAATCAATTATATAGTCACCAGCGGCAAGCGTTTGATGCTGCAACTTCTGGAAAGTCCTTAACTACCATCACACCTACTGCCTCTGGAAAATCTCTTTGTTATCATCTTCCGGTTCTTCAGTCAATTCTGGAAGATCCAACTTCGCGCGCTATCTATCTCTTTCCGACGAAAGCATTAGCTCAAGATCAAAAGAGTGACTTAAACGATTTAATACAAGCAAGTGAGGAAGAGATTTTAAGCTATACATATGACGGCGATACCGAACCTGGTATTAGACAAAAAGTCCGTAAATCAGGTCATATTGTATTAACGAATCCAGATATGCTGCATTCGGGGATACTTCCACATCATACAAAGTGGGTTTCTCTATTTGAAAACTTAAAATATATTGTGATAGACGAAATTCATACATATAAAGGTGTTTTTGGTAGCCATGTTGCGCATGTTATTAGACGGTTACAAAGAATAAGTGCATTTTACGGGAGTAATCCTCAATTTATTTGTACATCTGCAACTATTAAAAATCCAAAAGAGTTAGCAGAAAACTTAACAAATACCACGCATGAACTTATCGACCAAAATGGTGCACCTGCTGGAAAAAAACATTTTGTCTTTTATAACCCCCCAATCATCCATCCAGTGTTTAACGTGCGAAGAAGTGCTATTTTAGAAGTGCGTGATATAGCACAAGAATTATATGTAAATGGTATACAAACGATTGTATTTGCTAAAAGTCGAGTGCGTGTGGAAATGCTGGTAACCTACTTGCAAGCTTTAGTTAGTAAAAAGATCAATGACCAAACGATTCGTGGGTATAGAGGCGGTTATTTGCCTTCAGAAAGAAGAGTTATTGAAAAAGGATTAAGGGATGGGACGATTCGAACAGTAGTAAGTACAAATGCACTTGAATTAGGAGTCGATATTGGACAACTCCAAGCATGCATTATGACGGGATATCCAGGCAACATAGCTAGTGCTTGGCAACAAGCAGGACGAGCGGGAAGAAGACAAGATGAAGCGCTCATTATTTACGTGGCGCAGTCAACTGCACTTGATCAATACATAGTGAAGCATCCCGAATATTTCCTTGGACAATCACCTGAAGAAGTTCGTATCCATCCTGATAATATTATTATTTTAATGGATCATTTAAAATGTGCAGCATTTGAATTGCCTTTTACATCAATAGACATGTATGGGGAATTTTCCATTCAAGAACTACTAGCTTTTTTAGAAAGTGAAGGAGTTTTATTGAAAACTGCAGATAAGTGGCATTGGATGTCCGAAAGTTTTCCAGCTAGCAATATAAGTTTGCGTTCTGCCTCCCAAGAAAACGTTATTATTATTGACCAAACAGTACCTGCACATACAAGAGTAATTGGTGAGATGGATCAATATAGCGCCATGACATTGCTACATGAAGAGGCTATCTACTTGCACCAAGGGACGCAATACCAAGTAGAAAAACTGGATTGGGAAGAGAAAAAAGCGTTTGTACGAGAAGTAGATGTCGATTATTTCACGGATGCAAATATTGCGGTTGAATTAAAAGTGTTAAGTGAAGATAAAGAAAAGGAAGCGAATATTGGAACACTGCGTTTTGGAGATATTATTGTGCTTGCACAACCGACGATTTTCAAAAAGATTAAGTTTGATACACATGACAATATCGGATCAGGTAAAATTCATTTGCCACCTCTAGAACTACATACAGCTTCTACATGGTTCAGTTTTGACAAACCGACCGACTGGACAGATACTTTATTATCCGATGCGATGACAGGGGTAGCATACGCGTTGCATGCATTTATCCCATTATTTATCCATTGTGATGCAAAGGATATTCATGTCGTGCCACAAGTGAAATCCATTAATGTAGAAAAACCCACATTTTATATGTACGATAGTTATCCTGGTGGAATCGGACTTTCTGAAAGAATGTTTGATTTGTGGAATGATCTAGTTCCTAAAGTTACAAAGCAAGTGGAAGAATGTTCATGTACAAGTGGGTGTCCTGCATGTATTGGTGCTCAAGATGCCGAGTTAAATTTGAAAAAAGAAGTGATTAAATTACTTCATTTATTGCAGGTGAACAATCATGTCCTATGAAAATAAGCTAATGCAAATGAAAGGCCTTGTTAAAAAGAATTTGCCAAACGAGCCACCTAAAAAGGAAGTGCCAACTGCTGCACTTCCTTTTTATGCAGAACAATGGGAAAACGCAGGGCTAAAACTAGTCAAAGATGAACGCGGTTTTTTATTTGTGAAAGAAACATTTTATACAGACGAGCATATACATGGAAATATTGGGCTACATAAATTAGAAGAAGCAATTTTGTTCATGCGTGAAATGTACCCGGATCACCCATTAACGATTAGTCCAGATGCTCCTTTTAGTTTTTATGATACGGAAACAACAGGATTAAAAGGGACAGGAGTACTAATCTTCTTGAATGGTGTGTTAAAAAAAGAAGAGAAAGGTTTTTTATTGACCCAATATGTGCTTGCCGATCCTAGTCAAGAACCTTCTTTCTTATTGGCCACTGATTTTTGGAAAACTTCCCAAACAATCATTACGTACAATGGAAAAAGTTTTGATTTACCGCAATTAGTAACCAGATGGACGATGAACAGAAAGGCAATTCCTCCTTTAAAAGAACATGCACAAATAGATCTTATGCATTCTTCTAAAAGAATTTGGAAAGGTGATCTGGAACGATTTAAGCTAAAACAAGTGGAAGAGATGAAGCTTGGTTTCAGGAGAGAAAATGATATTCCTGGGCATCTGGCTCCTATTATTTATTTTGATGCTGTGAAGCACGGGGACCCTACTAATTTGATGAAAGTTTTAAAGCATAATGAGTGGGATATTCTATCTTTAGTAACTTTATATATTTTATCTGTAGAGATACTAAAAGAGAAAGAGGTACAGGAATCGGCCATTACGTACACGAATATTGGGAAATGGTTTCGAGATTTAAAAACAATGGATGCTAGCATTGATTGGTTTCAATTTGTAGTAGACCAATTTTCCGAAGAAGAAGTGAGCTTAGCTTATTATTACGTCGGATTATATTTGAAGAGAAAGCAATTACCAGATGAAAGCATTCAAGCTTTTCATGAATCATTGAAAGAAATAGTTGGGAAATATCGTGTAGAAGTGTATATCGAGCTTGCAAAACTCTATGAACATCAAAAGAAGGATTACGATATGGCACTAGAAATGACTCTAGAATGTTTAGATTACGTAGCTAGATGGAATAGTGACAGGAAATTGCGTGTAATGCTGGAACTTCAAAAGAGAAAGATGAGAATAATACGGAAATTAAATATTTCCCGGGAAAGCGCACAACCTAACAAAAAGCGCGTTTAATTACCTTAAAAAGCTCCATTATTCGACATCATTATGCTATAATACGGTTAGCGAAATGTACATGGAAGGAAGATGCCACATGGAATTAAAACTAAAGGCTTCAGATATACTTGAAAGAGAATTTAAAACTGGCCTAAGAGGCTACAATCAAGAAGAAGTAGACATTTTTTTAGATGACATCATTCAAGACTATGAAGCATTTGAGAAAAAAATTTCCCAACTTCAACTAGAAAATAAGCAACTAAAAGAGGAAATAGCAGAGGTTCCAAAGCGAACTGCACCAGCACCACAAACTGGCGCAACTAACTTTGATATTTTAAAAAGACTTTCTCATTTAGAGAAACATGTGTTCGGGAGTAAATTGTACGAATAATTATATTAATAAAGAATCATTGTTTATATGACGTATATCGTATATACTAGTTTTACCACTTATATATTCGGGCAATCGCTGCAATGCTAGACATTGTAGAGGAAAGTCCATGCTCACACAATTCTGCGATGAATGTAGTGTTCGTGCTTAGTGAAAAAATAAACTAAGGCAGCTAAATTAGCTGACGGCGGGATGAAGGCCTAAGTCTTAGGATATGGCTGACAATCTCTGAAAGTGCCACAGTGACGGAGCTGTATAGGAAACTATACAGGTGGAACGGGTAAACCCCACGAGTGAGAAACCCAAATTATGGTAGGGGCATTTTCTTGAAGGAATTGAACGGATAGAAGAACAGGAATATTCCTGTAGATAGATGATTGCCGTCCACAAGGTACGAGGTAAAGCACCGTTTGAGTACTGTGGAAACAAAACATGGCTTATTGAGTGTATGAGTGGCTATATTTAATAATTAAGAAGCTCTCCAATCTCGGAGGGCTTTTCTATTCTAAAGAAATTGTTGTTGTAATCCAATATAAAGAGATATTTTACGAAGGCAGGGCATTGAGTGTGAAGAACCAGCAAGCACCTGAAAACTTTTATTTATATCCAAATAACTTAGTGGAGACAATATTTCATTCTACTACAGAAGGTATTATGATTACGGATGCTGAGATGCGTATCTCACTGGTCAATTCTGCCTTTGAGTCGCTTACGGGATACATAATGGAAGAAGTTCGTGGGAAAACACCAAAATTATTACAATCTGGAAAACAAGATGCATCTTTTTATAAAAAAATGTGGGAAGATTTAAACAATAAAGGTGTTTGGCGAGGAGAAATTTGGAATAGACGTAAAAATGGTGACATTTATCCTGAAATATTAACGATTACTAGTATCGTTGATACCGAAGGGAAGTTAACCAATTACTTTGGTATTTTTTCGGACATTTCCAACAAAAAAGTAATAGAGAAGGAACTGGAAGAGCTAACACTTACCGACCAGTTGACGAGCATATCAAATAGAAGCTCTTTTAACGAGTTGTTATTTAATTTAATTACCGATTCAAAAAATAGTCCTTCTAAACATGCTATTCTTTTTATTGATTTAGATCGCTTTAAACAAATCAATGAAACATTAGGAAATGAAGTGGGCGATTTACTTTTAATTGAAGTCGCAAATCGGATTAATACAGTTGTAAGGGGTACCGACATCTTTGCAAGGTACGGTGGAGATGAGTTTTTATTAGCAATTAACAGTATGGAACATCAAAAAGAAGCGGTTCATTTTGCGAAAGATGTAATAAAAAAATTAAATAAGCCTTTTTATATTAATGAAGAAGAAATTTATATCACATCTAGTATAGGAATTAGCATTTATCCGCAAGATGGAGTAGAGGTAGAAAAGCTCATACACAAAGCGGATAAAGCCATGTATTTTGCTAAGCAAAATGGACGAAATCAATACGCTTTTTATTTCGAAGAGTTAAAAAGGGATTCCAAGCGATTACTTCTTTTAGAAGCAGAACTGAGAAAAGCCATTCAAGCAAAAAAAATTACGATTGCATACCAACCAAAAGTTTCTGTAGATAAACAAGAAATAATAGGTGTAGAGGCGCTTGTAAGATGGACAAGTGATAAATTAGGGTTTGTATCTCCTGGAGAATTTATTCCGTTAGCAGAGGATACAGGATTAATCATCCCATTAAGCGAATTAATTATTGAAAAGGTATGTCTGGATATATTGGATTGGAGAAAAGAAGGGATAAATAAATTGCCCGTATCCATTAATATAGCAGCACTTCACTTTCAGCAGGATGATTTTATTGAAAGAATAAATGAGATTGTCATGCAGTATAATTGTAGTCCACAGCAACTTGAATTGGAATTGACGGAACGTACCGTCATGCATGATTCAGAAGGTATTGTAAGTAAATTAATTAAGCTTAAAAATATGGGCTTTAAAATTTCCATTGATGATTTTGGAACAGGCTATTCTTCCTTAAGTTATTTAAATCGTTTTCCTTTAAACTATTTGAAAATTGATAGTAGCTTTATACAACGAATTACTTCTTTAAAAGATAAGCAAGCAATTGTCGATTCTATTATTTTGATGGCGCATCGATTGCATTTAAAAGTGGTTGCTGAAGGAGTAGAAACAAAGGATCAAGTAAAACTTTTAAAGGAAATGGATTGTGATATTATTCAAGGATATTATTATAGCAAGCCAATTCCTAGTACAGAGCTTTTGGATTTCTTAGAGCTTTGGGATATTCATAAGCAAGAGGGGAATATATAATGACAACATTTAAATTAGTAGCAACTTCCGCAATGGGTTTAGAATCTATCGTTGCAGATGAAGTAAAAGCATTAGGGTATGAGACAACAACAGAAAATGGAAAGGTATACTTCGAAGGGGACGAACGCGCAATTGCACGAGCAAATATTTGGCTACGTGTTGCAGACCGAGTAAAGATAGTTGCAGCTCAATTTCCCGCGCGAACATTCGATGAACTTTTTGAACGAACAAAAGCAGTACAGTGGGAGAAATTTTTACCTGTAGATGCAGCATTTCCGGTTCAAGGGAAATCCGTTAAATCGACGTTATTCAGTGTGCCCGATTGCCAAGCAATTGTGAAAAAAGCAGTTGTGGAGAGATTGAAGCTTGCACATAAACGAATTGGCTTTTTAGATGAGTCAGGTGCAACATATAAGTTAGAAATTAGCATTCTAAAAGATATTGCGACGATTACTCTTGATACAAGTGGCGCAGGGCTTCATAAACGGGGATATCGCCATGGACAAGGGGAAGCTCCATTAAAAGAAACCCTTGCAGCAGCACTTGTAAAAATATCTAAATGGAGTCCGAATCGTCCATTTGTGGATCCATTTTGTGGTTCGGGTACAATCCCGATTGAAGCTGCAATGATCGGACAAAATATTGCTCCAGGCTTTAATCGTGATTTTCACAGCGAAGCGTGGTCTTGGATGCCGAAAACTATTTGGGAAGATGTTCGAAATGAAGCGGAATCTCTTGCTAATTATGATCAAGAGCTTCAAATCTTTGGGTCCGATATCGACCATAAGATGATTCAAATAGCAGAGCAAAACGCTTTTGAATCTGGTTTTGCAGATTTGATATCTTTCAAACAAATGCAGGCTTCTGATTTTTCCACTACCTTAACTGATGGTGTAATGATTGGAAATCCTCCGTATGGAGAGCGTATTGGGGAAGTTGAGGAAATAGAAAAAGTGATAAGTGATATGGGACATATAATGAGCCAACATCCAACATGGTCCGTTTACATGCTTTCTTCTATGGAAAACTTCGAAAATGTGTATGGTCAAAGAGCTACGAAGAAACGAAAATTATTTAATGGTTTTATTCGAACAGATTACTATCAGTTCTGGGGTAAACGTTCATAACAGTAAGGGAGACTAGGTTCTCCCTTGCTGTTATATTATTATTCAAGGGAGTTTTATGATGAAACAAGCTTTGCCATTCCAACTTACAAAAGACCGTTCTTTCTTCGAATCACTAGGAGATTGGATGGGTGATGTCTTATATGATGAATTACCTGAAAAAGGATTTGAATGCCGTGATGAACAAATTTTCATGGCGTATCAAATTGAGAAGGCGTTAAAGGAAAAAAATGTTCTATTTGCAGAAGCGGGCGTAGGTACTGGGAAAACGATTGCTTATTTATTGCCAGCTATTTCATATGCACGTTATACCGGAAAACCTGCTTTAATTGCCTGTGCGGATGAAACGCTTATTGAACAATTAGTAAAAGAAGCAGGAGATATTTTTAAGCTTCAAAACTACTTAGATATTAAAATTGATGTTCGTTTAGCGAAATCTCGCGATCAGTACCTATGCTTAAAACGCCTAGAAGAAGCGCAAAAGGATGGAGACAATGATCATTTTTTAGAGGAAATTGAAGACCAAATACCAGATTTCGTGTATGGACATTCTTCTCTACAAAAAATCTACCCATTTGGAGAGCGTAGCCAATTTCCTGGTGTAAGTGATGAAGATTGGCAAAAAGTAAATTATCATCCGACGCAACAGTGTATGGTTTGTGATGTTCGAAATCGATGTGGGCAAACCATTCACCGTCAACATTACCGTGAATCTACGGACTTAGTCATTTGCTCACATGAGTTTTTAATGGAACATATTTGGACAAAAGAATCACGTGTCCGTGAAGGTCAGTTGCCTCTATTACCAGAAGTTTCGATGATTGTATTAGATGAAGGTCACTTACTCGAATTTGCAGCCCAAAAAGCATTAACATACGAAGTACAAAGTGAAACGTTAATTCGCTTACTAGAAAGAGTAATGGTCGATGGGGTTCGTGAGAAGACACTAAATCTGATGGAAGTGTTACAAGAAACACATGATAAGATTTTCGGGCTTTTACGCTTAAGCAGTAATTCAGAAGAAACGGAACGTATGAAAATAGATAAAACGCCAGAATTAATTCAGCTATGTAAGCAAGCCATTCGAATTACGAATGATTTGTTAGAGGAATTTGTATTTGAGTCAGAGTTATATACGATACCTGAATATGAATTACGTATGGTGGAAGAATTTTTAGAGCAGTATTCCTTCTCACTTCGTTTATTTACAGAAAAAGGTGACGGAGTAGAGTGGCTTGAAATAATTGACGGGTATGAAACGTTAATCATTATGCCTCGCCTTGTAACGGATATTTTACATGAGAAATTATTTACATCTAAATTACCTATTATCTTCTCGTCTGCTACTTTATCGATTGAAAAAGACTTTACGTATATTGCGGATTCATTAGGAATTGAGCAGTTTCAATCATTCTCTGTAGAATCTCCTTTTGAATACGATGAAGTAATGAAAATCGTTGCGCATCGTACAGACCAGCAGGAAAAAGTGAAGCAAGTGGAGAAATTACTAGAAGACCAACAGCAAACACTCATTTTATTTAAATCAAAGGCAGCGATGGAAAATTTCCGTCTAACTTCGAGTTTAAAAAATAATGTTGTATTTGAAGGTGATCGTGAGTTATCAACACTTGTAAAAGAATTTCAAAATGGAGATTTCGCTACACTTTGTTCTTACCATCTTTGGGAAGGGCTTGATTTACCTAAACATGCGTTAACGCGTGTCGTTATTTATGATTTACCGTTTCCTCCAGTAGATCCTTTATTTGATGCGAAACGATCTTTTTCGAATGATCCTTTTGAAGAAGTAGAATTGCCATTTATGTTATTAAGACTACAGCAAGGAATTGGCCGCTTAATCCGTACATCTGAAGATCATGGTGAAATTCATCTTTTATTAAATGAAGAAGAAGCTAAGCTTGAAAGCAGATTTACAGGAATATTACCTACAACACTTTCTAATTAATGCAAGGGGGATTTGGAATGACAGTAGAAAAACAATTTTTAGACTATGTGAAAAAGATTGGTGCGTACCAAGAAGCATTAGGGGTATTATATTGGGATATGCGTACAGGTGCTCCAAAAAAGGGTATTGATCAACGTTCAGAGGTAGTTGGGGTACTTGCCACTGATGTGTTTAATATGTCCACTTCAGATGAGTTAAAAGGTTTATTAGACGAGATGGAATCAAAATTAGATTCGGTTAACCTTGTGACAAATCGTGTGTTTGAAGAAGTGAAAAAACAATATGATCTTAGTAAAAAAATACCTGCTGAAGAATATAAAAAGTTCGTCATTCTCCAATCTAAATCAGAATCCGTATGGGAAGAAGCGAAGGCCAAAAACGACTGGTCTATGTTTATGCCCTACTTGCAAGAGATAGTGGAGACATTAAAGCAGTTTGTTTCGTATTGGGGTATAAAAGATGGGAATCCATACAATGTGCTATTAGATCAATACGAGCCAAGAATGACAACGGAAGTGTTAGATCAAGTTTTTGGTGATTTAAGAAAACGAATCGTTCCATTATTAAAGAAAATTGCAGAGTCACCTAACCAACCAAAAACAGACTTCTTATTTAAACATTTTGACAAGCAGAAGCAAGAAGCGTTTAGTCTAGATGTATTACATCAATTAGGGTATGACTTTGAAGCAGGTCGATTAGATGAAACAGTACATCCATTTGCTACTGGTCTCAATCGAGGAGACGTTCGTATCACAACTAAATACGATGAATCAGATTTCCGTTCAGCTGTATTTGGAACGATTCATGAATGTGGCCATGCCATTTATGAGCAAAATGTTGATGAAGAATTGACTGGAACACCTTTAGCAGGTGGTGCGTCAATGGGAATTCATGAATCACAGTCTTTATTTTATGAAAACTTTGTTGGACGTAATCCGAAGTTTTGGGAACAAAACTATGAAAAGCTTCAAAGTTTCTCTCCAGATCAATT is part of the Psychrobacillus sp. FSL H8-0483 genome and encodes:
- a CDS encoding YppE family protein, with amino-acid sequence MSLLELSKQLLKECDESISRFHIYRAEDKEPDFFQDVKPHAYKIDELLLEWEQLVRKWIQVKRPKYVHPSQIDSLLESMKQFIVQSYYKATSKKRFLQSVHSSKYTLETVIQAIKEVGDEHA
- a CDS encoding class I SAM-dependent RNA methyltransferase; the protein is MTTFKLVATSAMGLESIVADEVKALGYETTTENGKVYFEGDERAIARANIWLRVADRVKIVAAQFPARTFDELFERTKAVQWEKFLPVDAAFPVQGKSVKSTLFSVPDCQAIVKKAVVERLKLAHKRIGFLDESGATYKLEISILKDIATITLDTSGAGLHKRGYRHGQGEAPLKETLAAALVKISKWSPNRPFVDPFCGSGTIPIEAAMIGQNIAPGFNRDFHSEAWSWMPKTIWEDVRNEAESLANYDQELQIFGSDIDHKMIQIAEQNAFESGFADLISFKQMQASDFSTTLTDGVMIGNPPYGERIGEVEEIEKVISDMGHIMSQHPTWSVYMLSSMENFENVYGQRATKKRKLFNGFIRTDYYQFWGKRS
- a CDS encoding DEAD/DEAH box helicase is translated as MLNQKNISSILNDWKVDKNRNSRIEHIHTTEEKEAIYASFPEKMHPSIMKALQSRGVNQLYSHQRQAFDAATSGKSLTTITPTASGKSLCYHLPVLQSILEDPTSRAIYLFPTKALAQDQKSDLNDLIQASEEEILSYTYDGDTEPGIRQKVRKSGHIVLTNPDMLHSGILPHHTKWVSLFENLKYIVIDEIHTYKGVFGSHVAHVIRRLQRISAFYGSNPQFICTSATIKNPKELAENLTNTTHELIDQNGAPAGKKHFVFYNPPIIHPVFNVRRSAILEVRDIAQELYVNGIQTIVFAKSRVRVEMLVTYLQALVSKKINDQTIRGYRGGYLPSERRVIEKGLRDGTIRTVVSTNALELGVDIGQLQACIMTGYPGNIASAWQQAGRAGRRQDEALIIYVAQSTALDQYIVKHPEYFLGQSPEEVRIHPDNIIILMDHLKCAAFELPFTSIDMYGEFSIQELLAFLESEGVLLKTADKWHWMSESFPASNISLRSASQENVIIIDQTVPAHTRVIGEMDQYSAMTLLHEEAIYLHQGTQYQVEKLDWEEKKAFVREVDVDYFTDANIAVELKVLSEDKEKEANIGTLRFGDIIVLAQPTIFKKIKFDTHDNIGSGKIHLPPLELHTASTWFSFDKPTDWTDTLLSDAMTGVAYALHAFIPLFIHCDAKDIHVVPQVKSINVEKPTFYMYDSYPGGIGLSERMFDLWNDLVPKVTKQVEECSCTSGCPACIGAQDAELNLKKEVIKLLHLLQVNNHVL
- the recU gene encoding Holliday junction resolvase RecU, with protein sequence MAIHYPNGKMYTPKKETANVRKKDYSFSNRGKTLEDELNDANEYYLAHDIAVIYKKPIPIQVVKVDYPSRSSAVIKEAYYRTPSTTDFNGVFEGKYIDFEAKETENRTAFPLKNVHLHQVEHMSKVVKQRGISFLLVRFSAVDRYFYLPFEQLKLFWDRMQTGGRKSIALSEFEEHAIEITPKYAPRIDYLKVVNDLNV
- the gpsB gene encoding cell division regulator GpsB, whose product is MELKLKASDILEREFKTGLRGYNQEEVDIFLDDIIQDYEAFEKKISQLQLENKQLKEEIAEVPKRTAPAPQTGATNFDILKRLSHLEKHVFGSKLYE
- a CDS encoding EAL domain-containing protein, which produces MKNQQAPENFYLYPNNLVETIFHSTTEGIMITDAEMRISLVNSAFESLTGYIMEEVRGKTPKLLQSGKQDASFYKKMWEDLNNKGVWRGEIWNRRKNGDIYPEILTITSIVDTEGKLTNYFGIFSDISNKKVIEKELEELTLTDQLTSISNRSSFNELLFNLITDSKNSPSKHAILFIDLDRFKQINETLGNEVGDLLLIEVANRINTVVRGTDIFARYGGDEFLLAINSMEHQKEAVHFAKDVIKKLNKPFYINEEEIYITSSIGISIYPQDGVEVEKLIHKADKAMYFAKQNGRNQYAFYFEELKRDSKRLLLLEAELRKAIQAKKITIAYQPKVSVDKQEIIGVEALVRWTSDKLGFVSPGEFIPLAEDTGLIIPLSELIIEKVCLDILDWRKEGINKLPVSINIAALHFQQDDFIERINEIVMQYNCSPQQLELELTERTVMHDSEGIVSKLIKLKNMGFKISIDDFGTGYSSLSYLNRFPLNYLKIDSSFIQRITSLKDKQAIVDSIILMAHRLHLKVVAEGVETKDQVKLLKEMDCDIIQGYYYSKPIPSTELLDFLELWDIHKQEGNI
- a CDS encoding carboxypeptidase M32 yields the protein MTVEKQFLDYVKKIGAYQEALGVLYWDMRTGAPKKGIDQRSEVVGVLATDVFNMSTSDELKGLLDEMESKLDSVNLVTNRVFEEVKKQYDLSKKIPAEEYKKFVILQSKSESVWEEAKAKNDWSMFMPYLQEIVETLKQFVSYWGIKDGNPYNVLLDQYEPRMTTEVLDQVFGDLRKRIVPLLKKIAESPNQPKTDFLFKHFDKQKQEAFSLDVLHQLGYDFEAGRLDETVHPFATGLNRGDVRITTKYDESDFRSAVFGTIHECGHAIYEQNVDEELTGTPLAGGASMGIHESQSLFYENFVGRNPKFWEQNYEKLQSFSPDQFGDVPMKDFLRAINEVKPSLIRIEADELTYALHIMIRYEIEKGLFNGDLKVEDLPTIWNAKYEEYLGIRPATNAEGILQDVHWAGASFGYFPSYALGYIYASQFKAAMLKDIPNFDELFEKGDLSPIKEWLTQNVHQYGGVKKPLEILKDATGEGLNGNYLAEYLEEKYTKIYNL
- a CDS encoding ribonuclease H-like domain-containing protein: MSYENKLMQMKGLVKKNLPNEPPKKEVPTAALPFYAEQWENAGLKLVKDERGFLFVKETFYTDEHIHGNIGLHKLEEAILFMREMYPDHPLTISPDAPFSFYDTETTGLKGTGVLIFLNGVLKKEEKGFLLTQYVLADPSQEPSFLLATDFWKTSQTIITYNGKSFDLPQLVTRWTMNRKAIPPLKEHAQIDLMHSSKRIWKGDLERFKLKQVEEMKLGFRRENDIPGHLAPIIYFDAVKHGDPTNLMKVLKHNEWDILSLVTLYILSVEILKEKEVQESAITYTNIGKWFRDLKTMDASIDWFQFVVDQFSEEEVSLAYYYVGLYLKRKQLPDESIQAFHESLKEIVGKYRVEVYIELAKLYEHQKKDYDMALEMTLECLDYVARWNSDRKLRVMLELQKRKMRIIRKLNISRESAQPNKKRV
- a CDS encoding ATP-dependent DNA helicase, translated to MKQALPFQLTKDRSFFESLGDWMGDVLYDELPEKGFECRDEQIFMAYQIEKALKEKNVLFAEAGVGTGKTIAYLLPAISYARYTGKPALIACADETLIEQLVKEAGDIFKLQNYLDIKIDVRLAKSRDQYLCLKRLEEAQKDGDNDHFLEEIEDQIPDFVYGHSSLQKIYPFGERSQFPGVSDEDWQKVNYHPTQQCMVCDVRNRCGQTIHRQHYRESTDLVICSHEFLMEHIWTKESRVREGQLPLLPEVSMIVLDEGHLLEFAAQKALTYEVQSETLIRLLERVMVDGVREKTLNLMEVLQETHDKIFGLLRLSSNSEETERMKIDKTPELIQLCKQAIRITNDLLEEFVFESELYTIPEYELRMVEEFLEQYSFSLRLFTEKGDGVEWLEIIDGYETLIIMPRLVTDILHEKLFTSKLPIIFSSATLSIEKDFTYIADSLGIEQFQSFSVESPFEYDEVMKIVAHRTDQQEKVKQVEKLLEDQQQTLILFKSKAAMENFRLTSSLKNNVVFEGDRELSTLVKEFQNGDFATLCSYHLWEGLDLPKHALTRVVIYDLPFPPVDPLFDAKRSFSNDPFEEVELPFMLLRLQQGIGRLIRTSEDHGEIHLLLNEEEAKLESRFTGILPTTLSN